One Bufo gargarizans isolate SCDJY-AF-19 chromosome 4, ASM1485885v1, whole genome shotgun sequence DNA window includes the following coding sequences:
- the SENP5 gene encoding sentrin-specific protease 5 isoform X1, protein MRVGHATWLALLRVASSLLCGRKMKEHKFSHLQKNRFSGRPLKWSRQIGDFNNFISEKQNLPLFPKSNDDILKNAHPDQQIAGKQSKPRKRKRFAGQPSGTESGQDAVKEGKIQKTFCFSSGDSLLTNTVTPSQATKKNKLCGKKLTSRLVSGNNIVHEDSASVPPKIITQVWKHKDERARSFAAAPSQRKRRPLSLAQRRSGGLWLLKSCDLLNIGRVPLFMMQRKLFQIAACGKLQSEKLRAKKTSFRLLDFNWMWFRKGFWNCCKKTLRSRIRKVISYLKFQLQRHLRAGRRAYDMNNNTSGILYAQCTTKSCLRGDAVQLQSVEAQFGNAAASQQPLLCTPSQWCGTDAITKRTSDVPIITNQPDDLCVLLTEREVYISCQEETAAHGEKDNEQIPLTPDKLQEYASDTFGCQENASMEMVENGDEPCPMDLDDSTDSDIFSAKLLDHPYCKSPMQQTTCDGLDLQNGQKITSNVPDEQVAASISDFLDELVKKYGSLIPVTEKDILTRLKEVFNQDFSYRMPFIGREMAKYKAKNSRNTICGFQICYNKHTLYLDDLVTLDEQQWLNDQVINMYGDLIMDSAPDKIHFFNTFFHKQLVTKGYDGVRRWTKKVDLFKKTLLLIPIHLQVHWALVAVNIPNKTITFYDSQGLHLKFCTENILKYLTTEAKEKNHHEFLQGWQTTVKKCIPQQKNDFDCGVFMLQYCKCLAQEQPFLFSQEDMPRIRKWIYKELCERRLMN, encoded by the exons gGTAGCGTCAAGCTTGTTATGTGGCAGAAAAATGAAAGAACATAAATTttcacacctccaaaaaaatcgATTTTCTGGCCGTCCCTTAAAATGGTCAAGACAGATTGGAGATTTTAACAACTTTATCTCCGAAAAACAAAATCTTCCTCTATTCCCAAAAAGCAATGATGACATCCTGAAGAATGCCCACCCAGACCAGCAGATTGCAGGCAAGCAATCCAAACCTCGGAAGAGAAAGAGATTTGCTGGTCAGCCCTCAGGGACAGAATCTGGACAAGACGCCGTAAAGGAAGGAAAAATTCAGAAGACATTTTGTTTTTCTTCTGGCGATTCTCTACTTACAAATACAGTGACCCCATCGCAAGCCACAAAGAAGAATAAACTTTGTGGTAAGAAGTTGACTTCAAGACTCGTGTCCGGAAATAATATCGTACATGAAGACTCTGCTAGTGTGCCACCAAAGATCATCACCCAGGTGTGGAAGCACAAGGATGAACGTGCCCGCAGCTTCGCGGCTGCTCCGAGTCAGAGAAAGAGACGTCCTCTTTCATTAGCACAAAGACGCTCTGGAGGTTTATGGCTGCTGAAAAGCTGTGATTTGCTTAATATTGGAAGAGTACCCTTATTTATGATGCAGAGAAAACTCTTTCAGATAGCAGCCTGTGGTAAATTACAGTCTGAGAAGCTCAGAGCTAAAAAGACAAGCTTTAGACTACTGGATTTTAACTGGATGTGGTTCCGGAAAGGTTTTTGGAACTGTTGCAAGAAGACTCTGAGAAGCAGGATTCGTAAAGTCATCTCTTATCTGAAGTTTCAACTTCAGAGACACCTAAGAGCTGGACGGAGGGCATACGATATGAACAATAACACTTCAGGAATTTTATATGCACAATGCACAACCAAAAGCTGCCTACGAGGTGATGCTGTCCAGCTGCAGAGTGTGGAAGCTCAGTTTGGAAATGCTGCCGCCAGCCAGCAACCACTGCTCTGCACACCTAGCCAGTGGTGCGGCACGGACGCCATCACCAAGAGAACCAGTGATGTTCCCATTATTACCAACCAGCCTGATGACTTGTGTGTGTTGCTTACCGAAAGAGAAGTATATATATCTTGCCAGGAAGAAACAGCTGCTCATGGCGAGAAGGACAATGAACAGATTCCCCTGACTCCTGACAAACTGCAAGAATATGCAAGCGATACTTTTGGGTGTCAGGAAAATGCTTCCATGGAAATGGTAGAGAATGGTGACGAACCCTGCCCCATGGATTTGGATGACAGTACAGACTCTGACATATTCAGTGCAAAGTTGTTGGATCACCCTTACTGTAAAAGTCCCATGCAACAGACCACATGTGATGGACTGGATCTACAGAATGGACAGAAAATCACCAGCAATGTCCCAGATGAACAAGTTGCCGCCAGTATTTCTG ATTTTCTCGATGAACTTGTGAAGAAATACGGCAGTTTGATTCCAGTGACTGAAAAGGACATACTTACTCGTTTAAAAGAGGTTTTCAACCAGGACTTTTCCTACAG GATGCCCTTCATTGGCAGGGAAATGGCAAAGTACAAAGCCAAGAATTCCAGAAATACCATTTGCGGTTTCCAGATTTGCTATAATAAACACACACTTTATCTGGATGATCTTGTTACCCTCGATGAGCAACAGTGGCTCAATGACCAG GTCATTAACATGTATGGTGACCTTATAATGGATTCTGCGCCAGATAAG ATTCATTTCTTTAACACATTTTTTCATAAGCAACTCGTGACCAAAGGATATGATGGAGTGAGACGATGGACTAAAAAG GTGGACCTTTTCAAGAAGACCTTGCTGTTGATTCCAATACACTTACAAGTCCACTGGGCCCTCGTTGCTGTGAACATCCCGAATAAGACGATTACCTTCTATGACTCCCAAGGCTTACATTTGAAATTTTGTACAGAG AACATCCTCAAGTACCTTACGACAGAAGCCAAGGAAAAGAACCATCATGAGTTTCTTCAAGGTTGGCAGACTACTgtaaaaaag
- the SENP5 gene encoding sentrin-specific protease 5 isoform X2 gives MKEHKFSHLQKNRFSGRPLKWSRQIGDFNNFISEKQNLPLFPKSNDDILKNAHPDQQIAGKQSKPRKRKRFAGQPSGTESGQDAVKEGKIQKTFCFSSGDSLLTNTVTPSQATKKNKLCGKKLTSRLVSGNNIVHEDSASVPPKIITQVWKHKDERARSFAAAPSQRKRRPLSLAQRRSGGLWLLKSCDLLNIGRVPLFMMQRKLFQIAACGKLQSEKLRAKKTSFRLLDFNWMWFRKGFWNCCKKTLRSRIRKVISYLKFQLQRHLRAGRRAYDMNNNTSGILYAQCTTKSCLRGDAVQLQSVEAQFGNAAASQQPLLCTPSQWCGTDAITKRTSDVPIITNQPDDLCVLLTEREVYISCQEETAAHGEKDNEQIPLTPDKLQEYASDTFGCQENASMEMVENGDEPCPMDLDDSTDSDIFSAKLLDHPYCKSPMQQTTCDGLDLQNGQKITSNVPDEQVAASISDFLDELVKKYGSLIPVTEKDILTRLKEVFNQDFSYRMPFIGREMAKYKAKNSRNTICGFQICYNKHTLYLDDLVTLDEQQWLNDQVINMYGDLIMDSAPDKIHFFNTFFHKQLVTKGYDGVRRWTKKVDLFKKTLLLIPIHLQVHWALVAVNIPNKTITFYDSQGLHLKFCTENILKYLTTEAKEKNHHEFLQGWQTTVKKCIPQQKNDFDCGVFMLQYCKCLAQEQPFLFSQEDMPRIRKWIYKELCERRLMN, from the exons ATGAAAGAACATAAATTttcacacctccaaaaaaatcgATTTTCTGGCCGTCCCTTAAAATGGTCAAGACAGATTGGAGATTTTAACAACTTTATCTCCGAAAAACAAAATCTTCCTCTATTCCCAAAAAGCAATGATGACATCCTGAAGAATGCCCACCCAGACCAGCAGATTGCAGGCAAGCAATCCAAACCTCGGAAGAGAAAGAGATTTGCTGGTCAGCCCTCAGGGACAGAATCTGGACAAGACGCCGTAAAGGAAGGAAAAATTCAGAAGACATTTTGTTTTTCTTCTGGCGATTCTCTACTTACAAATACAGTGACCCCATCGCAAGCCACAAAGAAGAATAAACTTTGTGGTAAGAAGTTGACTTCAAGACTCGTGTCCGGAAATAATATCGTACATGAAGACTCTGCTAGTGTGCCACCAAAGATCATCACCCAGGTGTGGAAGCACAAGGATGAACGTGCCCGCAGCTTCGCGGCTGCTCCGAGTCAGAGAAAGAGACGTCCTCTTTCATTAGCACAAAGACGCTCTGGAGGTTTATGGCTGCTGAAAAGCTGTGATTTGCTTAATATTGGAAGAGTACCCTTATTTATGATGCAGAGAAAACTCTTTCAGATAGCAGCCTGTGGTAAATTACAGTCTGAGAAGCTCAGAGCTAAAAAGACAAGCTTTAGACTACTGGATTTTAACTGGATGTGGTTCCGGAAAGGTTTTTGGAACTGTTGCAAGAAGACTCTGAGAAGCAGGATTCGTAAAGTCATCTCTTATCTGAAGTTTCAACTTCAGAGACACCTAAGAGCTGGACGGAGGGCATACGATATGAACAATAACACTTCAGGAATTTTATATGCACAATGCACAACCAAAAGCTGCCTACGAGGTGATGCTGTCCAGCTGCAGAGTGTGGAAGCTCAGTTTGGAAATGCTGCCGCCAGCCAGCAACCACTGCTCTGCACACCTAGCCAGTGGTGCGGCACGGACGCCATCACCAAGAGAACCAGTGATGTTCCCATTATTACCAACCAGCCTGATGACTTGTGTGTGTTGCTTACCGAAAGAGAAGTATATATATCTTGCCAGGAAGAAACAGCTGCTCATGGCGAGAAGGACAATGAACAGATTCCCCTGACTCCTGACAAACTGCAAGAATATGCAAGCGATACTTTTGGGTGTCAGGAAAATGCTTCCATGGAAATGGTAGAGAATGGTGACGAACCCTGCCCCATGGATTTGGATGACAGTACAGACTCTGACATATTCAGTGCAAAGTTGTTGGATCACCCTTACTGTAAAAGTCCCATGCAACAGACCACATGTGATGGACTGGATCTACAGAATGGACAGAAAATCACCAGCAATGTCCCAGATGAACAAGTTGCCGCCAGTATTTCTG ATTTTCTCGATGAACTTGTGAAGAAATACGGCAGTTTGATTCCAGTGACTGAAAAGGACATACTTACTCGTTTAAAAGAGGTTTTCAACCAGGACTTTTCCTACAG GATGCCCTTCATTGGCAGGGAAATGGCAAAGTACAAAGCCAAGAATTCCAGAAATACCATTTGCGGTTTCCAGATTTGCTATAATAAACACACACTTTATCTGGATGATCTTGTTACCCTCGATGAGCAACAGTGGCTCAATGACCAG GTCATTAACATGTATGGTGACCTTATAATGGATTCTGCGCCAGATAAG ATTCATTTCTTTAACACATTTTTTCATAAGCAACTCGTGACCAAAGGATATGATGGAGTGAGACGATGGACTAAAAAG GTGGACCTTTTCAAGAAGACCTTGCTGTTGATTCCAATACACTTACAAGTCCACTGGGCCCTCGTTGCTGTGAACATCCCGAATAAGACGATTACCTTCTATGACTCCCAAGGCTTACATTTGAAATTTTGTACAGAG AACATCCTCAAGTACCTTACGACAGAAGCCAAGGAAAAGAACCATCATGAGTTTCTTCAAGGTTGGCAGACTACTgtaaaaaag